GATTGGTGATCACCCTATCTATCTGGCGGCTATAATCCGCAGTAGCGATGATGCTTTCGACCACGCACTCACGCAGTGCACCTTGAATAAACCCATAGCGCGCATGGGAAATAATTGCCCTCCCAGTATCTTTGAATAATACCTCAATCCTGTCAATGGAGACCCTGGCCTGATCGAGAATGTCAGTTCCATTAGGATGGAGCCGAACTTCATCACGCGTTTGCTTATCCGATTCCAACAGTTTGATACTGGTCCATCGGCTATGCTTATCAGTAACATTATTTTTTTGAATCAGAGGAGTGAGCTTTTGAATTTCTAATTCGATATCTCTGGGGTAGCTAATGTCAATGAGGCGAGACTTCATGGATATTTCAGTACATACCCGTAAAATTTTCTCCTTGAGGAGGTCAATACCCTCACCTGTGCGCCCAACTACAGGAACCACTGGGGCACCTAAAAGGATTGCCAGCGTATCGGCATCTATTTGCAGACCTTTCTCATGTGCCATATCCATCATATTGAGAACAATGACCAGGGGTTTGCCCAATTCTATAAGTTGAGTTGTGAGAAAGAGATTACGCTCGAGGTTGGAGGCATCAATTATATTTACAACGACTTGAGCTTCATCTTGTTCAAGGTAGTGGCGAACCACAGTTTCCTCGGCCGAGAAAGCCGCTAAAGAGTATGTACCAGGGAGATCAATAACATCAAATTTGAGGTCTGAATAGTTATAGTGTCCTGATTTTTTCTCAACTGTCACACCAGGCCAATTGCCGACCCGCTGCCTTGCGCCTGTCAGTGCATTAAAGATCGTGGTTTTACCACAGTTGGGATTGCCAGCTATTGCAATGTTAAAATTCATCCTAGGCTATCCGCTTGACACTGATTTTTTGTGCATCCATACCTCGCAGAGAAAGGTGATATCCTTTTACGATGAGTTCCATTGGATCACGGAGGGGTGCGTATTTATCAACACATATTTCAGCGTCACGGGTAATACCCATTTCAATCAGACGATGTCGGAAATTTTCACTCCCCCCAATTTCAACAATGCGACCCCTTTCACCGGGTTTTAAATCGCTGAGTCGTAAATCATTTTCATCTGAGATAGGCAGCCTGTGACGGGGTTTCTTAAAATTAAACATTGCAGGTTTCCAGCATGTTACATACTTACCACTCTATGATAATACTTCATTTAACTGGTTTTCTTGCAATCAGAGCAGGTTCCAAAAATGTGCATGGTATGCGTTGAGGGTGTAAAATCATTTTCTTCACAAACAGATAGCTGCTGAGCTTCCATTTCCAGATTAAAAAACTCTATGACCTTGCCACACCCCTCACAGATGAGATGATCATGGTGCTCATCTTCACCCTTGCTGCGTTCAAATCGCATGCGTCCGTCCCCAAAATCCAACCTGGTGACCAGACTTTGATCAACCAGAGCTTCAAGGGAACGATATACTGTTGCTCGACTAACATTTTTTTGTTTCTTGATAAGCTCAAGATAAATCTCTTCGGCATCAAAATGTTCGTGAGTTGCGTCTAGTAATTTTAACAGAGCAATGCGTTGAGTTGTCGCTTTGAGTTCATGCTCCCGGAGCACTTGCTTTAATTCTTGATTTTTTGCTGCAGACATGATCCATTCTCCTCTCATTTTGAAAATAAGAATGAATCTCATCTACACAAGTGCAAATAAGTCTCATTTAGATTTAAAGTGTGAGTAATGTTGTATCAGGGAGCTGTTATGCCCCCTGGAATGTAGAATAAATCTATGTAGTTAGTATTTTAGGAATAATGAGACAAAAAAATTAATCGGTAACATCAAGATTGGCAAACTTGGCAATCAACTTCTTTTTAACGTTGCCCTGGAACATCACTGTGACTTTAGCTTCTGGACCCGTACCATCAACAACAAGAATTTTTCCCTTCCCAAAGATCTTGTGACCAACTTGCATCCCAGCCACATAGACCCCCGGTTCATGCTGATTCAGGGTTCCCATCGCCCGACGCATACCAGTTGTCTGTTTTGGCGCAGGTTTTGTGGGTTTGGTTCGAGTCACTTTTACTCCAGGTTTCTTGCGATATTCCTCTCGGGTAAAATCGCTGATACTTCTTGTTGAATAGTCTAATAAATGAGCTGGTATTTCTTCGAGAAATCGTGAGGGACGGCTATACATCGTCTCACCATATCGCTGCCTCATTTGAGCACCACTTAAATATGCACGTTCCATGGCTCGTGTCAAGCCTACATAAAAAAGTCTTCGTTCTTCTTCAAGAGCTTCATTGTCATCAATTGAGCGCTGTAATGGAAAGAGTCCATCTTCCATTCCTGTCAAAAATACTACAGGAAATTCAAGTCCCTTGGCACTATGCAGCGTCATCAGAGTGACCTGTTGTTTATCTTGATTAAACTTGTCAATATCGGTGAGAAGAGCGACTTCTTCCATATAGCCTGTCAAATTTGGTTCTTCCGCTCGCTGAGCATATTCAGAAATAGCTGATAGCAATTCGTAAATATTATCTGCACGAATGTCACTCTCTGCCGTCCCCTCCTCTTTGTATTGCCTCACAATTCCAAGCTCATCCACAAAAACACGAGCCCACTCTTCCAGATTCAACTCTTTGAGTAAACCAGAATACTTCCCAATCAACTGGACGAACTCTATGACCTTGTTAAATGCTCTTGAGGTCAAGCCGTATTCCTGGGCACGGGTAGCAGCGCTAAAAAGTGAAATACCCTGATTGACGGCAAAGGCATTGATGGCATCCTGGCTCGTTTTCCCTATGCCTCGGGTGGGTTTGTTGATAATCCTCATGAAACTGACATTATCCAAAGGGTTTACTATGAGTCTGAAATATCCCAGGATATCCTTCACTTCCATGCGGTCATAAAATTTGGTACCTCCAATGATCTGATAGGGAACCCCATTTCTGCGCAATACATCTTCAAGTGGGCGGGATTGAGCATTGGTGCGATAGAGCAGGGCAATATCCTGAAAACCATGTTTATTGCGACGACAAACTGATTGGATCTCATCAACAATCAAGCGCCCCTCATCCAGTTCATTTCGTCCTTCCAATACCTTGATGATATCGCCATCACCACTTTCAGTGAATAATTCTTTTTCTGCTCTTTTTTCATTGAGCTTCACCACAGCAGAAGCCGCAGCCAGGATTGTTTTGGTGGATCGGTAGTTCTGCTCGAGCTTAAAAATCTGTGCGCCGGGAAAATGTTGTTGAAAATCAAGAATATTTCCAATATCTGCTCCGCGCCAACCATAAATGGATTGATCATCATCACCCACAACACATAAATTTTTGTGCTCATGACTGAGGGCCTCGACAAACAAGAATTGTGCTTTGTTTGTATCCTGGTACTCATCCACCATGATGAATTTGAATTGATCTTGATATTTTTTCAGGATATGTGGGTTCTTCTCAAATAATTCCAAAGGCTTCAAAAGAAGATCATCAAAATCCATGGCGCTGCTATTTTTGAGCTCGGATTGATACATCCCATAGATTTTTGCAACGGTATCGTCAAAAGTAGACATCGCCAAATCAGTTGCCTCAGGCGGAAATATCATTTGCGATTTGAATTGCTTGATATTGTAGAACACAGAATTGGGTTTGATGACATCAGTTGAGATTTGAAGGTCTTTCATGATCTTTTTGACCACTTTCTGACCATCCTCATCATCATAAATGCTAAAACTCTGCTCATACCCGATATAGAGTGCTTCTCGCCTAAGAATTCTGGCGCAAATGGAGTGGAAAGTACCCATGTTGACATAGGACCGCTCTTCACCGAGCATACGTTTTATGCGTTCACGCATTTCCCCAGCGGCTTTATTGGTGAAGGTAACGGACAGAATTTCATGGGGCTGGGCAGTCCCACTATATATCATATTGGCTATACGATGGGTCAGCACGCGGGTTTTTCCACTACCGGCACCAGCGAAAATAAGGACCGGACCTTCCAGGGCTTCAACTGCAGCTTGTTGTTGAGGATTTAGTCCAGCCAGGACATTGTTCATCTGTTGGATCTCCGGCGTTGATAGCGATTCACTTTATTATTGTGTTCGCGAAGCGTTTTAGAAAAATCGTGAGCACCAGTGCCATCATTTTTTCCGACAAAATATAAAAAATCAGTTGTTTCAGGGTTGAGTGCCGCAGTGATGCTGGCCAATCCAGGATTGGCAATAGGACCAGGGGGAAGCCCACGCTTCAAATAACTATTGTAGGGATCATTGATTAAAAAATGTTTCCGCTGAAGGTTCCCATTCCATTCTCCCCGTCGCACCAGCATATAAATCACCGTTGGATCACAACCCAGAAGCATATTTTTCTGAATTCGATTGTGATAGACTGAGGAAACCAAGCGGCGCTCATCTTCTCTGGCAGTTTCTTTCTCAACTAGTGAGGCAAACGTAATCAGCCGTTGAAGGTCAAACCCCATGCTGTTTGCCTTTTCAAGCATTTCTGGTTGAATACTATCCTTAAAGTGCCTGACCATTTTTGCAAGCACCATAAATTCATCGCTATTTTCAAGAAATCGATAGGTCTCAGGAAAAAGAGTACCTTCCAGATGGGAAAAACCATGCCCTGCTATGCTGATCAAGGTAGAATCTGTGAGAAGGTCCATCATTTTGAGCGAATCCAGATTTAACTGCCGACTCAGAAGTCCGATGATTTCATCTGAGCGCAACCCTTCTGGAATGGTAACCGTAATCTCAATTGCTTTTGCATGAGCCAGTGCTTCTATGGCCTCAGTATTGGAAAGACCTTTTTGAATGGAATAAGCCCCAGGGTAAATGGCTCGTGTTCGATTAAGTAATTTTGCTGCGACCTTGAACGATTCTGGCGAGGAGATGATGTCAGCCTCATAGAGTTGCTGTGCAATGGAGCTCAATGAGCTTCCATCACGAATAATTATCTGGGCAAGTTCATTATCAGTTTTACCCGGTCTTGAATCAAAAATGATATACAGACTGGTGATGCCCGCCAGACTAAGAATAATAAGAGCTGTGAGAGCGTAGCGCAGAATCCTATTCAAGCACAATTTCCTTTCTAAAGTCTATCAATATAGAAGGGGTCATTTGTCATGTCAACGAGTGTAAATATTTAAACAATTAAATGATTTTTATTTGCGCACCTATTTGTCACCATCTATATTCGCCGCGCTATGATAAGTGAAGGTAAGAACGGCACCAAACACTGGCTCTCTGAGTTACCTTTTTCGCGAATAAACTATTTTCTTTTCATAGCAGGGCTTTTTGTCATTGTTCTTGGATATGTTTTGATGGGTACAGGTGAACTAAACAGTGTACAAGCGCTGTCGGTTTCACCCATTGTATTGCTCATCGGTTATCTGGTAATTATTCCAGTGTCAATCTTATACAGGAAAAAAGACTAAGCCATTTGAAATTTTTGGGATCGTAGTTTCCGTCTTCGCTCTCCGAGCTTCGCCGTGACAGGCAGCTTGGTTAAAGTGTGAAAGCGGTGTCCCCCACAAATTTTTGATACTTTGGGATCGTAGTTCAGCTTGGTTAGAACGCCGGCCTGTCAAGCCGGAGGTCGCCGGTTCGATCCCGGTCGGTCCCGCAATAAAATCCTGCCTCTGGTGGGATTTTTTGTTTTTAGCACGCTCACAACGAAACAACGATGTTACGAATTTTTTGAACCGCGAAGTGCGCAGAGAACGCAAAGGGTAGATTTTGATTGCAACCCCCAGCGGTAATCGCTTTGCTCCAAAGCGTTAAATCTATATAAAAAACCTGTCTGGCGTGTTTGGAGCCCATTGGCCATGTACCTATATTCCTGAGGTATCACTATTTTTTCACTGTCACATTGATATTTTAGATCGGTTTATTCGTTTTAAATATCTTTACCGGGAGAGCTCCACTTGGACAAGTATAGAAACCTCATTTCTGCACTTATTTTTATTTCTGCAATTGTTTTCATTTTTGCATCTACACTGCATTCTATGGATGAACCCCTGGAGAGAGATATAACAACCTATGGGTACATAGGCCATGCGCTTCTGAGTGGAGAAAGCTTATATACAGATCTATGGGATCACAAACCC
This sequence is a window from Candidatus Neomarinimicrobiota bacterium. Protein-coding genes within it:
- a CDS encoding UvrD-helicase domain-containing protein, with protein sequence MNNVLAGLNPQQQAAVEALEGPVLIFAGAGSGKTRVLTHRIANMIYSGTAQPHEILSVTFTNKAAGEMRERIKRMLGEERSYVNMGTFHSICARILRREALYIGYEQSFSIYDDEDGQKVVKKIMKDLQISTDVIKPNSVFYNIKQFKSQMIFPPEATDLAMSTFDDTVAKIYGMYQSELKNSSAMDFDDLLLKPLELFEKNPHILKKYQDQFKFIMVDEYQDTNKAQFLFVEALSHEHKNLCVVGDDDQSIYGWRGADIGNILDFQQHFPGAQIFKLEQNYRSTKTILAAASAVVKLNEKRAEKELFTESGDGDIIKVLEGRNELDEGRLIVDEIQSVCRRNKHGFQDIALLYRTNAQSRPLEDVLRRNGVPYQIIGGTKFYDRMEVKDILGYFRLIVNPLDNVSFMRIINKPTRGIGKTSQDAINAFAVNQGISLFSAATRAQEYGLTSRAFNKVIEFVQLIGKYSGLLKELNLEEWARVFVDELGIVRQYKEEGTAESDIRADNIYELLSAISEYAQRAEEPNLTGYMEEVALLTDIDKFNQDKQQVTLMTLHSAKGLEFPVVFLTGMEDGLFPLQRSIDDNEALEEERRLFYVGLTRAMERAYLSGAQMRQRYGETMYSRPSRFLEEIPAHLLDYSTRSISDFTREEYRKKPGVKVTRTKPTKPAPKQTTGMRRAMGTLNQHEPGVYVAGMQVGHKIFGKGKILVVDGTGPEAKVTVMFQGNVKKKLIAKFANLDVTD
- a CDS encoding ferrous iron transport protein A; amino-acid sequence: MFNFKKPRHRLPISDENDLRLSDLKPGERGRIVEIGGSENFRHRLIEMGITRDAEICVDKYAPLRDPMELIVKGYHLSLRGMDAQKISVKRIA
- a CDS encoding DUF3098 domain-containing protein; the protein is MISEGKNGTKHWLSELPFSRINYFLFIAGLFVIVLGYVLMGTGELNSVQALSVSPIVLLIGYLVIIPVSILYRKKD
- a CDS encoding transcriptional repressor is translated as MSAAKNQELKQVLREHELKATTQRIALLKLLDATHEHFDAEEIYLELIKKQKNVSRATVYRSLEALVDQSLVTRLDFGDGRMRFERSKGEDEHHDHLICEGCGKVIEFFNLEMEAQQLSVCEENDFTPSTHTMHIFGTCSDCKKTS
- the mltG gene encoding endolytic transglycosylase MltG: MNRILRYALTALIILSLAGITSLYIIFDSRPGKTDNELAQIIIRDGSSLSSIAQQLYEADIISSPESFKVAAKLLNRTRAIYPGAYSIQKGLSNTEAIEALAHAKAIEITVTIPEGLRSDEIIGLLSRQLNLDSLKMMDLLTDSTLISIAGHGFSHLEGTLFPETYRFLENSDEFMVLAKMVRHFKDSIQPEMLEKANSMGFDLQRLITFASLVEKETAREDERRLVSSVYHNRIQKNMLLGCDPTVIYMLVRRGEWNGNLQRKHFLINDPYNSYLKRGLPPGPIANPGLASITAALNPETTDFLYFVGKNDGTGAHDFSKTLREHNNKVNRYQRRRSNR